DNA sequence from the Orcinus orca chromosome 2, mOrcOrc1.1, whole genome shotgun sequence genome:
CTACCTGTTAATATTTCTTTACTATTTCGCAAGATTTCCAGAGGCAGAGGAGATATCTGGTGATCAATCCACCATGCTTAGAAGTCTAATATGGGTTCTCCAATGGCTTCATTGTTCCTTTCAGATAGAAATTGTCCTATAGTTGTGTAATGACTTTGGAACTCAGCAAACTCAACAGCCGAGAGCTCTTCCATCCATCTGATGCCTCTTCCGCTGTGTGAGGGACCCCTGGGCTAATGCCACTGGACACCTGGCTCATTCACTTGTTTGTCCTTTGcagtgaaacagagcaggaccctgtgggactcCTGGGCACAAGTCCTTCCATGTcacccatttcttgtttgtaggagaTTGGTTTCATTCAGCTTCCATGGccttccccgagttccaaagggcaggttcaaacagccGCTAATCAGGGAacggaggggatgcagagacaagaggagtagtcaagaaacaatagtgcagccttagggcagggtcctggttcctcctcaagggatacacagaacaagacctttgagctcttctgcagagctaaaacccccaacaaatagAAGACGTTAACTACCTGATGAAGCACTCTATTCCAGAGAGGCCACAGCTCGAGGATGCCAGATATTTGGACTGAAGGAACGGGGGCCTGCACACACTCTCATCCTTATCAGCAGCCCaccccaggttgggacacacagttttgagggcattagcccgctgttgccccctttgcctggcaaagcaataaagctattcttttcttcttcaccccaaactctgtctccgagattcagTTCAGTGCTAGTGCACAGAGGTGGGGTTTTGGCATCAGCAGCATTGATCATTTCCATTAGTTCTTCTGGGCAACCTGGGTGTCCGAGGATGAGGCATCACGAACACAGGAAATGTCCTAGAAAGGGCTAGAAATTCTTCAGGGTCTCCTCTGAAGAGCATTTGTTCTTTAAGtaaccacaccccaccccaaacaTAAAACTGACCTCGTGCCTCGGAGGGCCCCGTCCCGCCTGTCTGGCTCAGGACTGCAGCCTGCTGTCTAAGCCGCAGGACGCAGGGGGCAGGGTGCCACTTTTGCCGAATGCTGACCAGGCGGTTTCCAGACAGCAGGACATCTGACAGGCTGCTTTTCTGATGGTTAGATTTTAATAAATActgcaaaggaaagagaaattctaaGACATGTTGCCTTTAAATGCTTTGGCTATGCCAACTTACACAGTGAGATATCCTTTCGCTCAAAATACATTCCCATCATATATAAAGTCTTTTATTTtgggaatattttctttctttgcctggGATGCTAGAAGTTCAGTTTCATGAGGCTACAACCTGTATCACACAGCATGAAGTTTCTTAGATTTCTGTTTCTGGGGAGCAATGGCAGGACTGACCCTGGATATCTGGTTGCAAATATTGCCAAACTATAGGATTTATGCCCAGAGAATGACATGGAAGACACTTCACTTGGCCTGTCGCAGCCTCAGTACAAAAATAGGGGTAATGTTTTGGTAGCCAGTTTTCATTTCCATGATGCTGGTCTTTGCTCAGTGACTCTACGGTACTTTAAAGGTTAGTTGTGATTACAAAACTAATACGGTCCCACAGTTTAAACAATACGCAAAAATATTAAACCAGGGATTTTCTAAGTAAATGTAATCTATGTAAAATACACctaatttacaaaaacaagatcaCTTAGTCATTCTGTTGAGGAATTCATTTATTTCGGGCAGAAGTCTTCATAGTGACAAATTCACAGTAGGTGCAGATGACGCTGAGTGGTGGACGGCAGGCAGCAGCGATAACCGCAGAGAGCTGGTGAAATGATCAGGTCTGGAAGATCCTAAGGTCAGTGGGTGGCTGAGCCAGAGCACAGGTGAGATCCCAGGTTGCGACAGGGGCCGTGACCCCGGGGTGCGGCAGGGGCCGTGATCCCGGGGTGCGGCAGGGGCCGTGACCCCGGCATAAGGCAGGGGCCGTGATTGGGGTGAGGCAGGGGCCATGATCCCGGGGTGTGGCAGGGGCCGTGATCCCGGGGTGAGGCAGGGGCCGTGATCCCGGGATGTGGCAGGGGCGTGATCCCGGGGTGCGGCAGGGGCCGTGACCCCGGCGTAAGGCAGGGGCCGTGATCCCGGGGTGCGGCAGGGGCGTGATCAGGGTGCGGCACAGGGCCCACCAGAAAGACCGTCCGCCGTGGGAGCTGCAGAAGCTGAGGTGCAGAGCCCGGAGGAGCGCGGAGCCGCACTGGGAGGTCACAGCGCTCGGTGCCCGGTTTCAAGCAGCATGCTTTCCAGAAGCAGCCTGCTGTCGCCCTCCACGTAGGGCTGGTGCAGCCACATGGACAGGTAGCTCAGGGCCAGGTCACGGTCGGCCGTGTGCGCCAGCTGCTCCACGACGGTGCGCTTCAGGCGGAGCTCCCGGCCGTACATGTCAGAGAGCTTGCGGGAGACCTCGTCTGAAAGGAACGCGAGCCGTCCTTGAACAGTGGCATTCAAGGGGGTACCCTTGACTAGGGACGACccgccactttttttttttggccacaccgcacagcttgcgggaccttaattcccagaccagggatggaacccgcaccctctgaagtgaaagcactgagtcttaaccactggacagccaggaacTTTGCAAAGCTCCTCCTTAAAAGCTAGAGTCAGCAACAGCACAAGAGGAAGAAGGGCTCCAGCCAGTGCAGATTAGAATCAGATAACATGGTAAATAAGTGtcatgaaattaaaaagtacCTGTTACCTTTCCACTCGACTCTTAGGAACTGGCAATCATTATACATAGCAGATTGACCTCAAACTGACAATGTTCAATAAACACGTTACGTGAGGTGATTTTCTCCCTTATTTAAGCCTCAAAGCAACATCAAATAGCTTAGTCCTTCTTTTAAACTAATAAAGCAAAAACACAGCCCTTACCTCACAGCTTAGTTATGTAATGGAGTTTGTTTTCCCAGCGGTCCTCTTCCATGGGGTGGGCTGAAgtgacccccacccccccgccatgtactttttaaataaaacaaagcaaaaacccatccttcttgaaaaacaaaaacgagATTTCTGCCTCTACAGAGGAGGCAAAGTGCATTCTACCCGTTGGCCTTAAACGGCTAATAATGGCAACTTGCTTCATGGGTCTCTAATTACATTTAATATTCTTTGCTGATTAGTGGGTAATTAAAGGCAAGAAGAAACACTCCTCTAAGATGTCctcatctccttccttcccaatGGATCCTCTTCAATTGAATTTCAAAGCCTGTCAGCTTCTTAGAGGGCCAGATCTAAATGACACCAAATGCTCTCATAACCTACCCTTGAAAATCAACGCAGGAAGAACTACTTACAAAAATAGGCTGTGGGCCACGTGTGGAACAGGGGGGGCCGTTTTCTCTCCTCCCCATAATGGTAATCTTCTAGTTCACAAATCCCCTTGGTAGTGGAAGACAGCTTTTCCATTTTCATCTGTATTTTGGTCTGAAAAGATATTAATTTAGAATATGAGATTATTATTTGAAATCCTCTCTTAGATTCAATAACTCTAAGATTTCAAAGCTAAGAAATGTAAGTCTGCTGAGATCGTAAGTCCAGTGATCAACAGCATTAACTCCATGTGCAGCAAATTTCCAGGGAGAAGGAGACTGACAGTTGCTACGATTTCACTAATTTGGATGACTTCAGTAATAAAGCCCACATCTCCAGTGCTGGAGAAGAGGAAGCTTGCTGGGTCCCGCTTCATTAAGTTTTCCGAACATCACTAATTTTTTAGCACCAAAGACCTGGAGGGGTGGCAAGGCAGGCTCTCGCTTTTATGTAATGAGAGGAGAAGGGGCATTAAATGAGCTCATTtctgactcttttt
Encoded proteins:
- the CINP gene encoding cyclin-dependent kinase 2-interacting protein; its protein translation is MEAKTLGSATPRKPVLSVSARKIKDNAADWHNLILKWETLNDGGFATANNIANLKISLLSKDTIGLESSSLASDENAEKEHPEYSRELEMLCEGLQTTLDALTKIQMKMEKLSSTTKGICELEDYHYGEERKRPPLFHTWPTAYFYEVSRKLSDMYGRELRLKRTVVEQLAHTADRDLALSYLSMWLHQPYVEGDSRLLLESMLLETGHRAL